The following proteins are encoded in a genomic region of Desulfosporosinus youngiae DSM 17734:
- a CDS encoding B12-binding domain-containing radical SAM protein, translating to MSAAISEQKKKKKILLSSVCAPFGVKYGDGFGVSYEGSWQVLWAQGVFRPRATTTQWGIDFIAENLDAPVVTLHYPTLKKFIAELKNNYDYVGIAFVPSTLHKLIPMVKAIRSHAPDTKIILGGYGTVLDDSIIGPYYDHICRNEEGVAFMRRLLGEENRRSFRQPDITQRQTLFSIPVTGRLAYIFAGLGCPNGCDFCTTSHYFKQKHLALIPTGKQIVETISEIRIRHPDITSFFIQDEDFLLNEKRGRGFLAAIRDSRLPPLSISTYGSVKALSQYTPAELVEMGIDWLWIGYEGKSANYEKMRGKSYQELFSELRAHGIGVLASMILGFDYQNQEIIRQEFAELMDLKPCACQFLIYAPTWGTPLRERLNNEGRMLPMPVEEFSKADAFMLAFKHPHLGQDEMSGIQKELYREEFRRMGPTAFRVIENWLIGYKNLKDHPLPRVRAKAEQYGKDAHRAMILLAGSKGFVNEKTAQWLQQLIAEIAEATGPQSWWEKMASYLIPGMIRFTQFKTRLNIQEQPEFTRRRFRC from the coding sequence TTGAGTGCTGCAATTTCGGAACAAAAGAAAAAGAAAAAAATATTGCTAAGCAGCGTCTGTGCACCGTTTGGAGTCAAATATGGGGATGGTTTTGGGGTTTCCTATGAGGGATCATGGCAGGTTCTGTGGGCCCAAGGTGTATTTCGTCCCAGAGCCACAACCACCCAGTGGGGAATAGACTTTATTGCAGAGAACCTGGATGCGCCTGTTGTCACCCTTCATTACCCTACTCTGAAAAAGTTCATCGCTGAACTGAAAAATAACTACGATTATGTAGGGATAGCTTTTGTACCGTCCACTTTACATAAATTAATCCCCATGGTGAAAGCAATCCGCAGCCACGCACCGGATACGAAAATCATTCTGGGGGGCTATGGTACAGTTCTCGATGACAGCATCATCGGCCCATACTACGATCATATCTGCAGGAATGAGGAGGGAGTCGCTTTTATGCGTCGTCTCCTGGGAGAGGAAAACCGCAGATCGTTCAGGCAGCCGGATATTACTCAGCGTCAGACCTTGTTTTCTATTCCTGTAACCGGCAGGCTGGCCTATATTTTTGCAGGCTTAGGTTGTCCTAACGGCTGTGATTTTTGTACAACCTCTCATTATTTCAAACAAAAACATCTGGCCTTGATTCCCACAGGGAAACAAATTGTAGAGACCATCTCAGAAATCAGGATCAGACACCCTGATATTACTTCGTTTTTTATTCAAGACGAAGATTTTCTCTTAAATGAAAAGAGAGGCAGAGGATTTTTGGCAGCTATAAGGGATTCCAGGTTGCCTCCCTTATCCATCTCCACCTATGGCAGTGTAAAAGCCCTCTCCCAGTATACCCCGGCAGAGCTTGTAGAGATGGGGATTGACTGGCTGTGGATAGGGTATGAGGGTAAAAGCGCTAATTATGAGAAAATGCGGGGCAAGTCCTACCAAGAGCTGTTTTCCGAACTAAGAGCACATGGAATTGGTGTGCTGGCATCCATGATTTTGGGATTTGATTATCAAAACCAAGAGATTATCCGGCAGGAGTTTGCTGAATTAATGGATTTAAAGCCTTGTGCCTGCCAATTTCTTATTTATGCGCCTACTTGGGGAACACCCTTACGGGAAAGGTTAAACAATGAAGGAAGAATGCTGCCCATGCCCGTTGAAGAATTCTCTAAGGCGGATGCCTTTATGCTGGCCTTTAAGCATCCTCATCTTGGGCAGGATGAGATGAGCGGCATCCAAAAAGAATTATATCGGGAAGAATTCAGGCGGATGGGGCCTACCGCTTTCCGGGTGATCGAAAACTGGCTGATTGGGTACAAAAATCTCAAAGATCATCCTCTGCCCCGGGTCAGAGCTAAAGCGGAGCAATACGGCAAGGACGCTCACCGGGCCATGATTTTGCTGGCAGGCAGCAAAGGATTCGTTAATGAAAAGACCGCCCAATGGCTTCAGCAACTAATTGCAGAGATAGCTGAAGCAACAGGCCCCCAAAGCTGGTGGGAAAAAATGGCGTCTTATCTTATCCCCGGCATGATCCGCTTCACCCAATTTAAAACCAGGTTAAATATTCAGGAGCAGCCGGAATTTACAAGACGCCGGTTTCGTTGCTGA
- a CDS encoding acyl-CoA dehydratase activase produces the protein MKTLGLCIGSSNISLVILEQIPDRVRIERIEIKAHEGDPGGTIRKMLDNKLLPQIKGLAITGRKLKAKLQASSLAEPEAVEYAYEYLREQYPKVDVIVSAGGETFMAYKLDSKGRIVNVFTGNKCASGTGEFFLQQIKRMDLKLEEAVNGTQSANPYQLAGRCSVFCKSDCTHALNKGRQKEEVVAGLSRMLAVKIMEILNKTEYQKVMLIGGVSANPAVVGFLQKEIPELCIPPEAKYFEALGAALWAQKVKTKSITAVEELLAQAGTSFACLPDLKDALPLVTYKETLRQEVKAGDLGILGLDVGSTTTKAVLIRSADQAILAGCYLRTNGDPVEAARKCYREINGLLKTTNIKIVGLGVTGSGRQIAALHGGSKAVINEIIAHAAAAVYFDPKVDTIFEIGGQDAKYTFITNGVASDYAMNEACSAGTGSFLEEAAQESLAIPTQLIGEIALKSANPLDFNDQCAAFIGSDIKSAIQEGRSVEDVAAGLVYSICQNYINRVKGNRTVGQRVFMQGGVCYNKAVPLAMAGLIGKGIIVPPEPGLMGAFGVALEVQNRLDRGLLEAMDINLEELAARELHYADPFTCRGGQEQCDRKCRISRLSIGGRTYPFGGSCNRYVNLIRDQEQISPQALDLVRQREKMLTETYTGRKEGLLPAHSKTVGINYSLMTHTLFPLYDQFFHSLGFQVILGTEIDSQGIKRRGAEFCYPVEIAHGALQGLIKTDADFYFLPFIKALPAVNLLAASVTCPMVQAEPYYLKATFPEIEAKILSPILDFSKGYASGLTTFLNLAKTLGVRKEAVKKAFSRGVEAQEGFTQQCQEMGGEFLQALDRQPEKIAIVLFGRSYNAFTASANMGIPQKFVSRGYSVIPHEFLPFSREKPEDYMYWANGQKILQGAKYVQRHPRLFPVFITNFSCGADSFLINYFRKIMGNKPSLTLELDSHTADAGLDTRIEAFLDVVNSYLKGNARTEPPKSGFRAAEVVSDAQGSWVMDSQGRRFELTDPKVHVLFPSIGDFAIQLFAAAFRRMGIKASHVPAPAERELKIGKGLSSCKECLPLTLTVGSLVNYLENRGEKEEILVYFMPTTSGPCRFGQYSVFIKNLIEKMQLQDVALLSLTSENSYAGFGTQLSLRLWQSIVISDVMEDIYSAVLTVAKDQAKALAAYALACQSILQSVEKDDWQGVKRVLREAAARLGRIERVQELEQVPKVSLVGEIYVRRDGFSRQYLVERLAREGIMVRTAPVSEWLHYCDYNIIHKIVKTTLKERMATVLIHQMKRFYEREIKQILGQSGLYQIHLIEIEEMLQTVSQLISPEFETEALLTTAAAFYEAVEDAAGVISIGPFACMLSRIAESVITAKMSATKIKVARNKELVAEVMKHHPSIPHLAVETDGNPFPQLIEARFEVFGMQVKRVHQRTMAVKELKGKGG, from the coding sequence ATGAAGACCTTAGGATTATGTATCGGCTCCTCTAATATCAGCCTGGTCATCTTAGAGCAGATTCCGGACCGGGTCAGGATAGAAAGGATAGAAATTAAGGCCCATGAAGGAGATCCCGGCGGTACCATCAGGAAGATGCTGGACAACAAGCTGCTCCCGCAAATAAAAGGTCTGGCTATTACCGGCAGAAAATTAAAAGCTAAGCTTCAGGCCTCCTCCCTTGCCGAGCCGGAGGCTGTGGAATACGCTTATGAATATTTGCGGGAGCAATATCCCAAGGTTGATGTCATTGTCAGCGCCGGCGGGGAAACCTTTATGGCCTATAAATTAGATTCTAAAGGCCGCATCGTCAATGTATTCACCGGAAATAAATGCGCCTCCGGAACCGGTGAATTTTTTTTGCAGCAGATCAAAAGGATGGATCTCAAGTTAGAAGAAGCGGTGAATGGTACTCAATCAGCCAACCCTTATCAACTGGCCGGAAGATGTTCCGTCTTTTGTAAAAGTGACTGTACCCATGCTTTAAATAAAGGCAGGCAGAAGGAAGAGGTAGTGGCAGGGCTCAGCCGGATGCTGGCTGTAAAAATCATGGAAATCTTAAACAAGACAGAGTACCAAAAAGTTATGCTGATCGGAGGAGTTTCAGCAAACCCGGCAGTGGTTGGTTTCTTGCAAAAGGAGATTCCGGAACTGTGTATACCCCCGGAGGCTAAATATTTTGAAGCTCTGGGTGCTGCCCTTTGGGCCCAAAAGGTTAAAACGAAATCAATAACCGCGGTGGAAGAATTACTGGCCCAGGCTGGTACTTCCTTTGCCTGTTTGCCTGATTTAAAGGATGCTTTGCCCCTGGTTACTTATAAAGAAACCCTGCGGCAGGAAGTTAAAGCGGGGGATCTCGGCATTTTAGGCTTAGACGTGGGTTCCACAACCACCAAAGCAGTGCTGATCCGAAGCGCTGATCAGGCGATTTTAGCCGGTTGTTATCTCCGCACCAATGGTGACCCGGTGGAGGCTGCCAGAAAATGTTACCGGGAAATCAATGGTTTGCTTAAAACGACGAACATAAAGATTGTGGGTCTGGGGGTAACCGGATCAGGCAGACAGATCGCGGCGCTGCATGGCGGCTCTAAAGCAGTGATCAATGAAATAATAGCTCATGCCGCGGCAGCGGTTTATTTCGATCCGAAGGTGGATACGATTTTTGAGATCGGCGGACAAGACGCCAAATATACCTTTATAACTAATGGTGTGGCTTCCGACTATGCCATGAATGAGGCTTGCTCAGCGGGAACCGGTTCCTTTTTGGAAGAGGCGGCCCAGGAATCCTTGGCGATCCCCACTCAGCTGATCGGTGAGATTGCCCTGAAAAGCGCCAACCCTCTTGATTTCAATGATCAGTGTGCCGCCTTTATCGGCAGTGATATTAAGAGTGCCATTCAGGAAGGACGTTCGGTTGAAGATGTAGCGGCAGGTTTAGTGTATTCTATCTGTCAAAATTACATTAATCGAGTCAAAGGCAACCGGACAGTGGGGCAGCGGGTCTTTATGCAAGGGGGTGTCTGCTACAATAAGGCCGTGCCCTTAGCCATGGCAGGCTTAATTGGCAAGGGAATTATTGTCCCGCCGGAACCTGGCTTAATGGGTGCTTTTGGGGTTGCTTTAGAAGTGCAAAACAGATTGGACAGGGGCTTGCTGGAAGCCATGGATATCAACCTGGAAGAGTTGGCAGCGCGGGAATTACACTATGCAGACCCCTTCACTTGCCGGGGGGGCCAGGAACAATGTGATCGAAAGTGTAGGATCAGCCGCTTATCCATTGGAGGGAGGACCTACCCTTTTGGCGGCAGCTGCAACAGATACGTTAATCTGATCCGGGATCAGGAGCAAATTTCCCCCCAGGCCTTGGATTTGGTAAGACAGCGGGAAAAAATGTTAACGGAAACCTATACTGGGCGAAAAGAGGGGCTGCTGCCTGCCCATAGTAAGACAGTGGGGATTAATTATTCCTTAATGACCCACACTCTTTTCCCGCTGTATGATCAGTTTTTTCACTCCCTGGGATTTCAGGTGATCCTGGGGACAGAAATCGACAGTCAAGGGATCAAGAGAAGGGGCGCTGAATTTTGTTATCCTGTGGAGATCGCTCACGGTGCCTTACAGGGACTGATCAAAACCGACGCTGATTTTTATTTTCTGCCCTTTATTAAGGCTCTGCCGGCGGTGAATCTCCTGGCCGCCAGTGTGACCTGTCCCATGGTCCAGGCGGAACCCTATTACTTGAAGGCCACTTTCCCTGAGATAGAAGCTAAGATTCTCAGCCCTATTCTTGACTTTTCCAAGGGCTATGCTTCCGGATTAACAACCTTTCTTAATCTGGCCAAAACCCTGGGGGTAAGAAAAGAAGCGGTTAAAAAGGCCTTTTCCAGGGGAGTTGAAGCTCAGGAAGGGTTTACTCAACAGTGTCAGGAAATGGGCGGAGAATTTTTACAAGCGTTAGACAGGCAGCCGGAGAAGATAGCTATCGTGCTGTTTGGCAGATCCTATAATGCCTTTACCGCGTCGGCTAATATGGGGATTCCCCAGAAATTTGTCTCCAGAGGGTATAGCGTTATTCCTCATGAATTTCTGCCCTTTTCCCGGGAGAAGCCGGAAGACTATATGTATTGGGCCAACGGTCAAAAGATTTTGCAAGGGGCTAAGTATGTACAAAGGCATCCACGTTTATTTCCCGTTTTTATCACCAATTTCAGTTGCGGGGCGGATTCTTTTTTAATCAATTATTTTCGGAAGATCATGGGCAATAAACCCTCACTCACTCTGGAACTGGACAGTCATACCGCAGATGCGGGGTTAGATACCCGGATTGAAGCTTTTTTAGATGTGGTGAATAGCTATCTGAAAGGCAACGCCAGGACAGAACCCCCAAAAAGCGGCTTTCGGGCGGCGGAAGTGGTCAGTGATGCTCAAGGGAGCTGGGTCATGGATTCTCAAGGGAGAAGATTTGAGTTAACGGATCCTAAGGTACACGTTCTTTTTCCTTCCATAGGTGACTTTGCGATACAATTGTTTGCCGCTGCCTTCCGGCGGATGGGTATCAAGGCCAGTCATGTACCTGCTCCTGCAGAGAGGGAATTGAAAATCGGCAAGGGGCTGTCTTCCTGCAAGGAGTGTCTGCCTTTGACCCTGACCGTGGGCAGCTTAGTAAACTATTTAGAGAATAGAGGAGAAAAAGAGGAAATACTGGTCTATTTTATGCCCACAACCTCGGGTCCTTGCCGCTTCGGTCAGTATTCGGTTTTTATAAAAAATTTAATTGAAAAAATGCAGCTTCAGGATGTAGCCTTATTGTCACTGACCAGTGAGAACAGCTATGCGGGTTTCGGAACCCAGCTCTCCCTTAGGTTATGGCAGTCCATAGTGATCAGCGATGTGATGGAAGATATCTACAGTGCTGTCTTAACGGTTGCCAAAGATCAAGCAAAGGCTTTGGCAGCTTATGCTTTGGCGTGCCAAAGTATCCTGCAAAGTGTGGAAAAAGATGACTGGCAGGGGGTAAAACGTGTCCTGAGGGAAGCGGCCGCCAGGCTGGGAAGGATTGAAAGAGTCCAGGAATTAGAACAGGTGCCTAAGGTTTCTTTGGTGGGAGAAATATATGTGCGCAGGGATGGCTTTTCCAGGCAATACCTGGTGGAAAGGCTGGCCCGGGAAGGGATTATGGTAAGAACCGCACCTGTGAGCGAATGGCTGCATTACTGTGACTATAATATCATCCATAAAATTGTTAAAACCACTCTGAAAGAAAGAATGGCGACGGTTTTGATTCATCAGATGAAACGGTTCTATGAAAGAGAAATAAAACAAATTCTCGGCCAATCAGGTCTTTACCAAATACACCTGATAGAGATCGAGGAAATGCTCCAAACGGTTTCTCAGCTCATCTCACCTGAGTTTGAGACAGAAGCATTATTGACGACGGCGGCTGCTTTTTATGAGGCCGTGGAAGATGCAGCCGGAGTGATTTCTATTGGCCCGTTTGCCTGTATGTTGAGCAGAATAGCGGAGTCCGTGATTACTGCCAAAATGTCCGCCACAAAAATAAAGGTGGCCAGGAATAAAGAACTGGTGGCGGAAGTAATGAAGCATCATCCCTCAATTCCCCATCTGGCGGTGGAAACCGACGGCAATCCCTTTCCTCAGCTGATCGAGGCCCGATTTGAAGTGTTCGGCATGCAGGTAAAGCGGGTACATCAACGGACAATGGCAGTGAAGGAGCTAAAGGGGAAGGGAGGATAA
- a CDS encoding GAF domain-containing protein, whose translation MEKQENNLNYQEFTFALSRIAIALTSETDLNNLFQLIVSEMLEIANCDACSLFLREYEPDRLVFQATRTLSLEKKQSQHLSTFKAKPVSLEKQSIAGFTALTGRTVNIADCYALSEKEEFKFNSSYDKATHYQTISMLVVPMKLQDGTIVGVIQLINKFDGNNKIVPFPKQLEEVISAVASQAAVAIHNSRLKCIQSESSFTFVALVLSLCVYTFFLGVIDPEANDNSYTIVTLLICLYFIVISIALIRRSELPISKFGLSFKNLKPSLIESGVVTVIILILITLLKIEAIKSWAVFQGYPVIDFGLIDWAFYLYLLIAPFQEFIARGVIQGTVERIMPGKYNSLWAIVVASMLFSVSHVFYSFELAMLTSVSGFLWGYLYMRHRTIIGISISHFLIGNYLVLTHFWSIII comes from the coding sequence GTGGAAAAACAAGAGAACAACCTGAATTATCAAGAGTTTACCTTTGCCTTGAGTAGAATCGCCATTGCTTTAACCTCGGAAACCGATCTCAATAACTTGTTTCAATTGATTGTCAGCGAAATGCTGGAGATTGCCAATTGTGATGCCTGTTCCCTGTTTCTCAGAGAATATGAACCTGACCGCTTAGTCTTTCAGGCGACACGCACACTATCTCTGGAAAAAAAGCAGTCTCAGCATCTAAGCACCTTTAAAGCAAAACCTGTGAGTCTGGAAAAACAATCCATAGCAGGGTTTACCGCCTTGACCGGAAGAACGGTAAATATTGCCGATTGTTACGCCCTATCGGAAAAAGAAGAGTTTAAGTTTAATAGTTCTTATGATAAGGCCACCCATTATCAAACAATTTCCATGCTGGTTGTACCCATGAAGCTTCAGGATGGTACTATCGTGGGCGTGATTCAGCTCATCAACAAGTTTGACGGGAATAATAAGATTGTCCCCTTTCCTAAGCAGTTGGAAGAGGTTATTTCTGCCGTTGCCAGTCAGGCGGCTGTGGCAATTCACAATTCCAGGTTAAAATGCATCCAATCCGAATCCAGTTTTACCTTTGTAGCCCTTGTTTTATCCCTATGTGTTTACACCTTCTTTTTAGGGGTTATTGATCCCGAGGCTAATGATAATTCCTATACCATTGTGACCTTACTGATTTGTTTGTATTTTATTGTTATTTCGATTGCCCTGATACGCCGCAGTGAGCTGCCCATCAGCAAATTTGGCTTAAGCTTTAAAAACTTAAAACCATCCTTAATAGAATCCGGGGTCGTAACCGTCATTATCTTAATTCTTATTACTTTGTTAAAAATAGAGGCTATCAAGAGCTGGGCGGTTTTTCAGGGCTATCCGGTGATTGATTTTGGTTTAATAGACTGGGCCTTTTACCTATACCTGCTCATTGCTCCCTTCCAGGAGTTTATTGCCCGGGGGGTTATTCAGGGAACTGTGGAAAGAATTATGCCCGGTAAATACAACTCCCTGTGGGCCATTGTGGTTGCTTCCATGCTATTCAGTGTTTCTCATGTTTTCTACTCCTTTGAATTAGCGATGCTTACCTCGGTCAGCGGATTTTTATGGGGCTATCTCTATATGCGGCATAGAACGATCATCGGCATTAGTATTTCACATTTTCTGATCGGGAATTATCTGGTGTTGACCCATTTCTGGAGCATAATAATTTAA
- a CDS encoding MarR family winged helix-turn-helix transcriptional regulator produces the protein MDASNDKSRSPSKYVCFKLSRAMRKVHRYYESNLSQYGITPAQFYVLSAVWERDGLKFKDLAKSLDMDGSTLTSILDRMERLDLVERRNDPEDRRSLLVFLKEKAKHKFAEITHLAEELQQEIKERFSDEEFAAFERVLDKFSQESSDS, from the coding sequence ATGGACGCATCAAATGATAAAAGCAGGAGTCCGTCAAAATATGTATGCTTCAAGTTGAGCCGGGCAATGCGGAAGGTTCACCGCTATTACGAAAGCAACCTTTCCCAGTACGGAATTACTCCCGCACAATTTTATGTGCTGAGTGCAGTGTGGGAAAGAGATGGCTTAAAATTCAAGGACCTTGCCAAAAGTTTGGATATGGACGGATCAACTCTTACCTCTATCTTAGACCGCATGGAACGCCTGGATTTAGTGGAGAGAAGAAATGACCCGGAGGACAGACGTTCCCTTTTGGTATTTCTGAAGGAGAAAGCCAAGCATAAATTTGCTGAAATAACCCACTTGGCTGAAGAACTCCAACAAGAAATCAAGGAACGCTTTTCGGATGAGGAATTTGCCGCTTTCGAGAGAGTTTTAGATAAGTTCTCTCAGGAATCAAGTGATTCTTAG
- a CDS encoding molybdopterin-containing oxidoreductase family protein — protein MDDWRKTSCVLCAQNCGLEVQVENNRMVKVRPDKDNPRSQGYACRKGLNIAYYQHHDQRLTYPLKKVGKDFVPITWDQALTEIAEKLRTIIAEHGSRSLAVMGLGGLGGHSEAVFGLRLLRALGSQYYYNALAGELTGLYWGYGRTVGRQYNATIPDHHQTDMLVAIGWNGWMSHQIPQARRILNQIAKDPEKLLVVIDPRRSETAEKADIHLALRPGTDALLTRAMIAIILQEGWHNREYIERHVSQFERISPWFREFDAREACKVCELDFDQVREVSRLFATRKSSLHPDLGVLMGRHSTLTTYLEIILLTVCGRLGVPGGNVIPGYLMPMGSHSDERNSKFWRTVATNYPAIMGMYPPNVLPEEISSDHPERLRAVLISSSNPLRSFADTTAYEEAFSKLDLLVTVDIAMSETARVSDYVLPDLSAYERWDTTYFSWDYPEIYCQMRRPVIKAEGECLEGSEIWTRLADKLGIIPEIPESLQEAAQKSRLDYGQALFSYAKSDPKIVAALPFVVAKTLGKEMGSANLAWMWVLLQTVPKDFRANAARAGFKPGPTMGDDIFQALVDHPEGMWIGCADPDNNFANLRTEDQRINLYIPEVEEWVGSITPELEQKQLQTDEDYPFILMAGRHMDMNANTLIRNPEWNKGHRACTLAMHPDDAARLDLNDQQIVRAATEAGSVDIELEITPAARPGTIIIPHGFGLSYNEEEYGVNVNQLTKKTHRDPIAGTPLHRYVRCRVEKVE, from the coding sequence ATGGATGATTGGAGAAAAACCAGTTGTGTACTATGTGCTCAAAATTGTGGTTTAGAGGTTCAAGTGGAGAATAACCGGATGGTGAAGGTCAGACCCGATAAGGACAATCCCCGCAGTCAAGGATATGCCTGCCGGAAAGGACTCAATATTGCTTATTACCAGCATCATGACCAGCGCTTAACCTATCCCCTGAAAAAGGTTGGGAAAGATTTTGTACCCATCACCTGGGATCAGGCCCTGACTGAGATCGCGGAGAAACTAAGGACCATAATTGCAGAACATGGTTCCCGTTCCCTGGCCGTAATGGGCCTGGGCGGTTTGGGAGGCCACAGTGAAGCGGTTTTCGGACTCCGCTTGCTGCGAGCCCTGGGTTCTCAGTATTACTACAATGCCTTAGCCGGAGAACTGACCGGTTTGTATTGGGGATACGGACGGACTGTGGGAAGGCAATACAATGCGACCATTCCCGACCACCATCAAACGGATATGTTGGTCGCCATTGGCTGGAACGGATGGATGAGCCATCAAATTCCCCAGGCCAGACGGATACTTAACCAGATAGCGAAGGACCCTGAGAAACTTTTGGTGGTCATCGACCCGCGCCGCTCAGAAACGGCGGAAAAAGCTGATATTCATTTGGCTTTGCGGCCGGGCACGGACGCGCTCCTGACACGTGCCATGATCGCCATCATACTCCAGGAAGGCTGGCATAACCGGGAGTATATTGAGCGTCATGTCAGCCAGTTTGAGCGGATCAGCCCCTGGTTTAGGGAGTTTGATGCCCGTGAGGCCTGCAAGGTTTGTGAGCTTGACTTTGATCAGGTCAGGGAGGTGTCACGTCTCTTCGCTACCCGCAAATCCTCCCTTCATCCTGATCTGGGTGTGCTCATGGGCCGGCACAGTACCCTGACAACCTATTTGGAAATTATTTTGCTCACAGTCTGCGGACGGCTGGGCGTACCCGGCGGGAACGTGATTCCGGGTTATCTGATGCCCATGGGCTCCCACAGTGATGAGCGGAATTCAAAGTTCTGGCGTACGGTTGCTACTAATTACCCAGCCATCATGGGCATGTACCCGCCCAACGTGCTGCCGGAAGAAATCAGCAGCGACCACCCGGAACGACTGCGTGCCGTGCTCATTAGTTCAAGTAATCCCTTACGTTCCTTTGCGGACACCACCGCTTACGAAGAAGCCTTTTCCAAGCTGGATCTGTTGGTTACCGTGGACATAGCTATGTCTGAGACGGCCAGGGTGTCCGATTATGTTCTCCCTGATCTTTCAGCCTATGAACGCTGGGATACAACCTATTTTTCCTGGGATTACCCGGAAATTTACTGCCAGATGCGCCGGCCTGTTATAAAAGCTGAGGGTGAATGTCTGGAGGGAAGTGAGATCTGGACCCGTCTGGCGGATAAATTGGGGATTATTCCGGAGATTCCGGAGTCGTTGCAGGAGGCAGCTCAGAAATCCCGTTTGGACTATGGTCAGGCGTTATTTTCTTATGCGAAATCCGATCCGAAGATAGTTGCTGCGCTGCCCTTTGTGGTGGCTAAAACCCTGGGCAAAGAAATGGGTTCGGCAAATCTGGCCTGGATGTGGGTTTTGCTTCAGACCGTGCCCAAGGATTTCCGTGCCAACGCAGCCCGGGCAGGCTTTAAGCCAGGTCCAACCATGGGGGATGATATTTTCCAGGCCCTTGTCGATCACCCGGAGGGTATGTGGATTGGCTGTGCTGACCCGGATAACAACTTTGCCAACCTGCGTACGGAGGATCAGCGAATCAATCTCTATATCCCGGAAGTGGAGGAATGGGTCGGCAGTATCACCCCGGAGCTTGAGCAGAAGCAATTGCAGACTGACGAAGATTACCCCTTTATTCTCATGGCCGGAAGACACATGGACATGAATGCCAATACCCTGATACGCAATCCGGAGTGGAACAAAGGGCACCGGGCCTGCACGCTGGCTATGCATCCTGATGATGCCGCCAGGCTGGACCTGAATGATCAGCAGATTGTCAGGGCAGCGACCGAGGCAGGATCCGTGGATATCGAGCTGGAGATAACGCCGGCCGCCAGACCGGGAACGATCATCATTCCTCATGGTTTTGGGCTTTCCTATAATGAGGAGGAATATGGGGTTAATGTCAATCAGTTAACAAAGAAGACCCATCGAGACCCAATTGCCGGTACTCCGCTGCACCGATATGTCCGCTGCAGAGTCGAAAAAGTAGAATAG